In one window of Caenimonas aquaedulcis DNA:
- a CDS encoding heavy metal translocating P-type ATPase, translated as MSAGHAHHDHDHGHDHDHDHGHDHGVAESPWRLALALALAIAAEAVEFAGLEGPPWKSATFGLAVVAIYLSGVDVYRLGIRALLHFKLNINALMSVAVTGALAIGQWPEAAMVMALYSIAELIEAKAADRARNAIQGLLALSPAEADALQADGTWKAVPAADVSKGAVLRIRPGERVPLDGVVTRGNSAINQAPVTGESIPVDKAPGDPVFAGTINETAELELRVTAVSADTTLARIIHAVEAAQATRAPTQRFVDRFASFYTPAVFLFAVAVALLTPFLMQLTWLEALYKALVLLVVACPCALVISTPVTVVSGLAAAARRGILIKGGTYLEEARTLKAVALDKTGTVTQGKPELVEWRTWGGADEASVRQMAASLASRSDHPVSQAISAGLKTGAREVTSFQAIPGKGVSGTVDGRALTLANHGLIHERGQCTAELEAVLGRHELQGRTVTLLAGESGVLAIFAVADTIRESSRQAVADLKSLGVTPVMLTGDNLATAQSIARAAGIEDARGELLPEAKLQAIEEMQRRYGPTGMAGDGINDAPALAQADIGFAMGGAGTDIAMETADVVIMNDNLQRVAETIRLSRRTHAVLWQNITLALGIKAVFFVMAVFGSATMWMAVFADMGATLLVVGNGLRLMRGVPEKVETPAESMT; from the coding sequence ATGTCGGCAGGCCACGCGCACCACGATCACGATCACGGCCATGATCATGATCATGATCATGGGCACGACCACGGCGTCGCGGAAAGCCCGTGGCGCCTGGCCCTCGCGCTGGCCCTGGCGATTGCCGCCGAGGCGGTGGAGTTCGCCGGGCTGGAAGGCCCGCCCTGGAAATCCGCGACCTTCGGCCTGGCGGTCGTCGCGATCTACCTGTCGGGGGTCGATGTCTACAGGTTGGGCATCCGGGCCCTGCTGCACTTCAAGCTCAACATCAATGCGCTGATGTCCGTGGCGGTGACGGGCGCACTGGCGATCGGCCAGTGGCCGGAGGCCGCGATGGTGATGGCGCTGTATTCCATTGCCGAGCTCATCGAAGCGAAGGCGGCGGACCGCGCGCGCAACGCCATCCAGGGCCTGCTCGCGCTGTCGCCGGCGGAGGCCGACGCGTTGCAGGCCGACGGGACGTGGAAGGCGGTGCCGGCTGCCGACGTCTCCAAGGGCGCCGTGCTGCGCATCCGGCCGGGCGAGCGCGTGCCGCTCGACGGCGTGGTCACCAGGGGGAACAGTGCCATCAACCAGGCGCCCGTCACCGGCGAGAGCATCCCGGTGGACAAGGCCCCCGGGGATCCGGTCTTCGCAGGCACGATCAACGAAACGGCCGAGCTGGAATTGCGGGTGACGGCGGTCTCGGCCGACACCACGCTCGCGCGGATCATCCACGCCGTCGAAGCGGCGCAGGCCACGCGCGCGCCGACACAGCGCTTCGTCGACCGGTTCGCTTCCTTCTACACGCCGGCCGTGTTCCTCTTCGCCGTGGCGGTCGCGCTGCTGACGCCGTTCCTCATGCAGCTCACCTGGCTGGAAGCGTTGTACAAGGCGCTCGTGCTGCTGGTGGTCGCCTGTCCGTGTGCGCTCGTGATCTCCACGCCGGTGACGGTGGTCAGCGGTCTCGCCGCTGCCGCGCGCCGCGGCATCCTGATCAAGGGGGGCACCTACCTGGAAGAAGCGCGCACCCTCAAGGCGGTGGCGCTGGACAAGACCGGCACGGTGACGCAAGGCAAGCCGGAACTCGTCGAATGGCGGACCTGGGGCGGCGCGGATGAAGCATCCGTCAGGCAGATGGCCGCGAGCCTCGCGTCGCGTTCGGACCACCCCGTCTCCCAGGCGATCTCCGCGGGGCTGAAGACCGGCGCGCGCGAGGTGACGTCGTTCCAGGCCATCCCAGGCAAGGGCGTGAGCGGCACCGTCGATGGCCGGGCGCTCACGCTGGCCAACCACGGCCTCATCCACGAGCGCGGCCAATGCACCGCCGAGCTGGAGGCGGTGCTGGGCCGGCACGAGCTGCAGGGCCGCACCGTGACCTTGCTGGCCGGCGAGTCCGGCGTGCTGGCGATCTTCGCCGTCGCGGACACGATCCGCGAGTCCTCGCGCCAGGCCGTCGCCGACCTGAAATCACTGGGCGTGACGCCGGTGATGCTCACCGGCGACAACCTTGCCACCGCGCAGTCGATCGCCCGCGCGGCGGGCATCGAGGACGCCCGGGGCGAGCTGCTGCCCGAGGCCAAGCTGCAGGCGATCGAGGAAATGCAGCGACGCTACGGCCCGACCGGCATGGCGGGCGACGGCATCAACGACGCTCCGGCGCTGGCGCAGGCCGACATCGGCTTCGCGATGGGCGGCGCCGGCACCGACATCGCGATGGAGACCGCCGACGTCGTGATCATGAACGACAACCTCCAGCGCGTGGCCGAAACCATCCGCCTGTCGCGCCGCACGCATGCCGTGCTGTGGCAGAACATCACGCTGGCGCTGGGCATCAAGGCCGTGTTCTTCGTCATGGCGGTGTTCGGCAGCGCGACCATGTGGATGGCCGTGTTCGCGGACATGGGTGCGACGCTGCTGGTGGTGGGAAACGGGCTGCGGCTGATGCGCGGGGTCCCGGAAAAAGTCGAAACCCCTGCTGAGTCAATGACTTAG